In Helianthus annuus cultivar XRQ/B chromosome 9, HanXRQr2.0-SUNRISE, whole genome shotgun sequence, the following are encoded in one genomic region:
- the LOC110926898 gene encoding glutathione S-transferase T3-like, producing MDPFNNPENPNTTNNPNTPNNPTQPNVFSVPGYYPTLEPNQFSQYSSNAFASFQHSPNQFTQISQNQPISTQSEPEDDVEIVPETQPPKGKGKRNKGKQVVGDQTSKPKAIKWTPIEEEALAKAFIGTSDNPVKGNNQPGDGFWSKVLAKFLAMMDQGPYRDIDSVSSKWRKLNSAINRFCEEYNKLHTSDRRSGWNDEDVFKMALEKYKQNHGSNFPHVRAWMVVKDDPKWAPIPNEVAMAKRQKTSETGSLSAGGSDARCHINLNDNADYDEDKYNVREPERPPGRDKTKKERAKGKEKEKVDLNMVEFMEHLKVYNDISAQKTKAKERAVEEKSRASDEKLKEKVRLSNEKIRISDEKIRLKE from the exons ATGGATCCGTTCAACAACCCGGAGAACCCGAACACTACGAACAACCCGAATACTCCCAACAATCCGACCCAACCAAATGTTTTTTCGGTTCCGGGATATTATCCAACGctagaaccgaaccaattctcCCAATATTCATCGAACGCGTTTGCTTCATTCCAACACTCGCCAAACCAATTCACTCAAATCTCCCAAAATCAACCGATCTCGACCCAATCCGAACCCGAAGACGATGTGGAGATTGTGCCCGAAACCCAACCGCCTAAAGGGAAAGGAAAACGAAACAAAGGCAAACAAGTAGTGGGTGATCAAACGTCGAAACCGAAGGCGATTAAGTGGACCCCAATCGAAGAAGAAGCCTTAGCCAAGGCTTTCATTGGCACTTCCGACAACCCGGTAAAAG gtAATAACCAACCGGGTGACGGGTTTTGGTCCAAGGTATTGGCCAAGTTTCTCGCCATGATGGACCAAGGCCCGTATAGAGATATCGACTCGGTTTCCTCGAAGTGGCGAAAATTGAACTCGGCCATTAATCGGTTTTGCGAGGAGTATAACAAATTACATACAAGTGACCGTCGTAGCGGGTGGAACGACGAGGATGTGTTCAAAATGGCATTGGAAAAGTATAAGCAAAATCATGGTTCCAACTTTCCTCACGTTCGCGCGTGGATGGTTGTAAAAGACGACCCAAAATGGGCGCCCATTCCTAACGAGGTGGCGATggcgaaacgccaaaaaacatcggaaacgggtagtttaagcgccggtggatcggacgcgaggtgtcacattaACTTAAATGATAACGCCGACTATGACGAAGACAAGTATAACGTACGTGAACCCGAGCGTCCACCGGGCCGAGACAAAACAAAGAAGGAGCGGGCCaagggaaaagaaaaggaaaaggtggaCCTGAACATGGTTGAGTTTATGGAACACCTAAAAGTGTACAACGACATCTCGGCCCAAAAGACGAAGGCGAAGGAGCGGGCCGTCGAAGAAAAAAGTCGTGCATCGGACGAAAAGTTAAAAGAGAAGGTCCGATTGTCGAATGAGAAAATCCGAATCTCCGATGAAAAAATTCGGCTTAAGGAATAG